CCATTTGTTGGTTTTGTAGCCGTTGAGCTGTTCGGTGCCCAGCAGTTTGCACTGGGGACCATTTTGTTGTTGGCAGAGCTTTTTGGAGGTGCTGGGCAGGGGCTGTCTATCAGGCCGTGGGGGGCTTGGGGCCTGGCCGTAGCCGTCGTGATATTCTTTTTTGCCGGGATAGAGGGTCATGGCTTTTTTGGCCTGGGCATCGACAATAACCGCCTTGTGAACCCCTAGGTGTTTTCCTTCGGTACGAAAACGCTGCTTACCGATATAAATTTTCCCCTGGGCCTTGTCTTGGGGGTTGTTGGGGTTGGCCAGGGTGATGTCAGCAGAAAACTCTTTAGGATACCAGAGTTGCGCGGTGGCAGCGGCCGGGGTTAGGAGTGCAGCCGCAAAAATCAGTGTCACCAGTGTCCGTATGCACATGAAACCTCTCCCGATGGTGGGACGGTGGGTGGATTTGCAGGGGAATTCAGACGATAATGGCGGCAATATATAGGTCGCGGTGGGGGTAAGCAAGCAGGATCGCATCTGCCTTGGAGTGCCGCGTCCAGCAGTCTCCGCTTTCATTCACACTACACCACAGGCCCGTTTCAGGAGGTTTTTCATGTCCGTCGAACGTACCCTTTCCATTGTTAAACCCGATGCCGTCGCTAAAAATGTCATCGGCGAGATTCTTTCCCGTTTTGAAGGTGCCGGCTTGCAGATCGTGGCAGCCAAGATGATTCATCTCACCCGGGAGCGGGCCGGGCAATTTTATGATGTCCACGAGGGCAAACCCTTTTTTGACGACCTGACCTCTTACATGAGTTCCGGTCCCATCCTGGTGCAGGTGCTGGAAGGGGAGAATGCCATCGCCAAAAACCGTGAGGTGATGGGCGCTACCAATCCCGCCAATGCCGCCCCCGGCACCATCCGTGCCGACTTTGCCGCCTCCA
The Magnetococcales bacterium DNA segment above includes these coding regions:
- the ndk gene encoding nucleoside-diphosphate kinase — encoded protein: MSVERTLSIVKPDAVAKNVIGEILSRFEGAGLQIVAAKMIHLTRERAGQFYDVHEGKPFFDDLTSYMSSGPILVQVLEGENAIAKNREVMGATNPANAAPGTIRADFAASIDANAVHGSDAPETAAREIAFYFTDEELCPR